A region from the Lysobacter sp. BMK333-48F3 genome encodes:
- the rapZ gene encoding RNase adapter RapZ yields MFTLVIVSGMSGSGKSVALHTLEDLGFYCVDNLPAELLPQFVQNVIRAEDDMPTKLAVSIDVRNRHSDLANIPEWLSAVGALGADPRLVFFESGDSVLLKRYADTRRRHPLSQFGLALADAISLERQVLKPLRQIADTVIDTSEFNIHQLRRHVITEFGLGSDAGMSLLFESFAYRRGVPADADFVFDARGLPNPHWNPALRPLSGRDGGVREYLEAQEDVNLYVTQISQFLDTWLPRLQADSTRSYATIAFGCTGGRHRSVYLAERMAEHARLRGWNEVAVHHRELD; encoded by the coding sequence CTGTTCACCCTGGTCATCGTCAGCGGCATGTCCGGCTCGGGCAAGTCGGTGGCCCTGCACACGCTCGAGGACCTGGGCTTCTACTGCGTCGACAACCTGCCGGCCGAGCTGCTGCCGCAGTTCGTGCAGAACGTGATCCGCGCCGAAGACGACATGCCGACCAAGCTCGCGGTCAGCATCGACGTGCGCAACCGCCACAGCGACCTGGCCAACATCCCCGAGTGGCTGTCGGCGGTCGGCGCGCTCGGCGCCGACCCGCGCCTGGTGTTCTTCGAATCCGGCGACTCGGTCCTGCTCAAGCGCTATGCCGACACCCGCCGGCGCCACCCGCTGAGCCAGTTCGGCCTGGCCCTGGCCGATGCGATCTCGCTCGAGCGCCAGGTGCTCAAGCCGCTGCGCCAGATCGCCGACACGGTGATCGACACCAGCGAGTTCAACATCCACCAGTTGCGCCGCCACGTCATCACCGAGTTCGGCCTCGGCAGCGACGCCGGCATGTCGCTGCTGTTCGAATCCTTCGCCTACCGGCGCGGCGTGCCGGCCGACGCCGACTTCGTGTTCGACGCCCGCGGCCTGCCCAACCCGCACTGGAATCCGGCCCTGCGGCCGCTGTCCGGGCGCGACGGCGGCGTGCGCGAGTACCTGGAGGCGCAGGAGGACGTGAACCTCTACGTCACCCAGATCAGCCAGTTCCTCGACACCTGGCTGCCGCGGCTGCAGGCCGACAGCACCCGCAGCTACGCCACCATCGCCTTCGGTTGCACCGGCGGCCGCCATCGCTCGGTGTACCTGGCCGAACGCATGGCCGAGCACGCGCGCTTGCGCGGCTGGAACGAAGTGGCCGTGCATCACCGCGAGCTCGACTGA
- a CDS encoding EF-hand domain-containing protein — translation MNALLTIRRCAPLLLSLSALILAPAAVAQERTPPAHEMQRTEPPVNDQRGDARRPPPADTTVPPAFADLDGNGDGKISRDEAALDARLAANFASRDLDGDGSLSIAEFQAGHGQRSGDK, via the coding sequence ATGAACGCCCTTCTTACGATCCGCCGCTGCGCGCCGCTGCTGCTCAGCCTGAGCGCGCTGATCCTGGCCCCGGCCGCCGTCGCCCAGGAGCGCACGCCGCCGGCGCACGAAATGCAACGCACCGAACCGCCGGTCAACGACCAGCGCGGCGACGCGCGCCGACCGCCGCCGGCCGACACCACCGTGCCGCCGGCCTTCGCCGACCTCGACGGCAACGGCGACGGCAAGATCAGCCGCGACGAAGCCGCGCTGGACGCGCGCCTGGCGGCGAACTTCGCCAGCCGCGACCTCGACGGCGACGGCAGTCTGTCGATCGCCGAATTCCAGGCCGGCCACGGCCAGCGCAGCGGCGACAAGTAA
- a CDS encoding PTS sugar transporter subunit IIA → MSVGVLLITHTGIGSALVAVANRLLNPLPLRTEAFEVPFDADLDALLPQASAALRRVDDGDGVLVLTDLYGASPSNLAARVAHLGTPVRRVAALNLPMLLRVMNYAELELDQLPVVAAAGARNGVIQDDA, encoded by the coding sequence ATGTCCGTAGGCGTCCTTCTCATCACTCACACCGGCATCGGCAGCGCGCTCGTCGCGGTGGCCAACCGTCTGCTCAATCCGCTGCCGCTGCGCACCGAGGCCTTCGAAGTGCCGTTCGACGCCGACCTGGACGCGCTGCTGCCGCAAGCCAGCGCCGCCCTGCGCCGGGTCGACGACGGCGACGGCGTGCTGGTGCTGACCGATCTGTACGGCGCGTCGCCGAGCAACCTCGCCGCGCGCGTGGCCCATCTGGGCACGCCGGTGCGGCGGGTCGCGGCGCTGAACCTGCCGATGCTGCTGCGGGTGATGAACTACGCCGAACTCGAACTCGACCAACTGCCGGTGGTCGCCGCCGCCGGCGCCCGCAACGGGGTCATCCAGGACGACGCTTGA
- a CDS encoding HPr family phosphocarrier protein produces the protein MIERELTVSNRLGLHARATAKLVQVLSAFRSNATLTAKGREVNAKSIMGVMLLAAGQGTAVKLRVEGEDESNAADAVIALFERRFDEDS, from the coding sequence ATGATCGAACGCGAACTCACCGTTTCCAATCGCCTCGGTCTGCACGCCCGAGCCACCGCCAAGCTGGTGCAGGTGCTGTCGGCCTTCCGCAGCAACGCCACGCTCACCGCCAAGGGCCGCGAGGTCAACGCCAAGAGCATCATGGGCGTGATGCTGCTGGCCGCCGGCCAGGGCACCGCGGTCAAGCTGCGGGTCGAAGGCGAGGACGAAAGCAACGCGGCCGACGCCGTGATCGCCCTGTTCGAACGCCGTTTCGACGAAGACAGCTGA
- the ptsP gene encoding phosphoenolpyruvate--protein phosphotransferase: protein MRQEFQGHGASRGSALGRARVRLPHALEVAEERIAHDQVEAELRRLHTAIDSVRQEMHALRERLHGALAHEVGEFLDLHTLLLDDPELLQGLDELIRTGHYAADYALRLQRDRIASVFEAMDDAYFRSRVDDIDQVIGRIHAALHRRDHDTLGVAGEILVTDNVAPAELAQLQAQGVMAIVTAAGSALSHSAILARSLHLPLVVGAAQALLKINDGDALVVDGGTGAVILEPDAADLRAHRARTRELARERKQLHRLRREPTRTTDGVDIKLYANAESRDDVAEAHALGAAGVGLYRTEFLFLQRNELPDEDEQFRAYRDVVLGMTGRTVTIRTLDLGADKADKTGLALRDEPNPALGVRGVRLSMAREGLLETQLRAILRASGYGPTRVLVPMVSCAEEMRTVRRLMQKVAADLRKQGHEVAEQIPLGAMIEVPAAAIALPGFIGNVDFLSIGTNDLVQYLLAVDRNNEALGNLYTPLHPAVLRVIRDVIRLARSRGKPVAVCGEMAGDAAFAPLLLALGLEEFSLHPATLLEVRRAIRGLDLAGLRKRAPALMRARDRAGIEAWLNA from the coding sequence ATGCGGCAGGAATTCCAGGGACACGGCGCCTCGCGAGGCAGCGCGCTCGGTCGCGCCCGGGTCCGCCTGCCGCATGCGCTGGAGGTCGCCGAGGAGCGCATCGCCCACGATCAGGTCGAGGCCGAGCTGCGCCGGCTGCACACCGCGATCGACAGCGTGCGCCAGGAGATGCACGCCCTGCGCGAGCGCCTGCACGGCGCCCTGGCCCACGAAGTCGGCGAATTCCTCGACCTGCACACCCTGCTGCTGGACGATCCCGAACTGCTGCAGGGCCTGGACGAACTGATCCGCACCGGCCATTACGCCGCCGACTACGCCCTGCGCCTGCAGCGCGACCGCATCGCCTCGGTGTTCGAGGCGATGGACGACGCTTACTTCCGCAGCCGCGTCGACGACATCGACCAGGTGATCGGGCGCATCCACGCCGCCCTGCACCGGCGCGACCACGACACCCTCGGCGTGGCCGGGGAGATCCTGGTCACCGACAACGTCGCCCCGGCCGAACTGGCCCAGTTGCAGGCGCAAGGGGTGATGGCGATCGTGACCGCGGCCGGCAGCGCGCTGTCGCACAGCGCGATCCTGGCCCGCAGCCTGCACCTGCCGCTGGTGGTCGGCGCGGCCCAGGCGCTGCTCAAGATCAACGACGGCGATGCGCTGGTGGTCGACGGCGGCACCGGCGCGGTGATCCTGGAGCCCGACGCCGCCGACCTGCGCGCGCACCGCGCGCGGACCCGCGAGCTGGCGCGCGAGCGCAAGCAACTGCACCGGCTGCGCCGCGAGCCTACCCGCACCACCGACGGGGTCGACATCAAGCTCTACGCCAACGCCGAATCGCGCGACGACGTCGCCGAGGCGCATGCGCTGGGCGCGGCCGGGGTCGGCCTGTACCGCACCGAATTCCTGTTCCTGCAGCGCAACGAGCTGCCCGACGAAGACGAACAGTTCCGCGCCTATCGCGATGTCGTGCTGGGCATGACCGGCCGCACCGTCACCATCCGCACCCTCGACCTGGGCGCGGACAAGGCCGACAAGACCGGCCTGGCCCTGCGCGACGAGCCCAACCCGGCCCTGGGCGTGCGCGGCGTGCGCCTGTCGATGGCGCGCGAGGGCCTGCTCGAGACCCAGCTGCGCGCGATCCTGCGCGCCTCCGGCTACGGCCCGACCCGGGTGCTGGTGCCGATGGTCAGCTGCGCCGAGGAAATGCGCACCGTGCGCCGGCTGATGCAGAAGGTCGCCGCCGACCTGCGCAAGCAGGGCCACGAGGTCGCCGAGCAGATTCCGCTCGGCGCGATGATCGAAGTGCCGGCCGCGGCGATCGCCCTGCCCGGCTTCATCGGCAACGTCGACTTCCTGTCGATCGGCACCAACGACCTGGTCCAGTACCTGCTCGCGGTCGATCGCAACAACGAGGCGCTCGGCAACCTGTACACCCCGCTGCATCCGGCGGTGCTGCGGGTGATCCGCGACGTGATCCGGCTGGCCCGTTCGCGCGGCAAGCCGGTCGCGGTATGCGGCGAAATGGCCGGCGACGCGGCCTTCGCGCCGCTGCTGCTGGCGCTGGGGCTGGAAGAGTTCAGCCTGCATCCGGCGACCCTGCTGGAAGTGCGCCGCGCGATCCGCGGCCTGGACCTGGCCGGCCTGCGCAAGCGCGCGCCGGCGCTGATGCGCGCGCGCGACCGCGCCGGCATCGAGGCCTGGCTGAACGCCTGA
- the mgtE gene encoding magnesium transporter — MAEAVRHDKTARQLRLLSDALDSGRLGPVRRLVNTLSPAEIGNLLESLPPGKRVVVWGLVDPEDDGEVLVHVGDEVRESLLADMDTDEIVAAVEDLDIDDLADLVEDLPDTVIDEVLKSMDRENRERLEQVLSYPEDTAGRLMNPDVVTVRADTTIEVVLRYLRLRGELPEHTDHLYVVSRRHQYLGRIALAALLTHEPGTAINKLVDDEQPAIDVGETAGEVARQFSDHDWISAPVVDDNNILLGRITIDDVVDIIREEAEHQALSAAGLDEDEDLFSPVRRAFRRRLIWLSVNLCTAFLAASVVGQFEDSIAKLVALAALMPIVAGMGGNAGTQVLALMIRGLALGQIGASNVWTLLRKELSVALINGLCLGVGLGLIVLLWFRQPGLSLVIGTALTINLLTAAAGGVLVPLTLKRLGFDPALAGGVILTTLTDVMGFLSFLGLATLILLR, encoded by the coding sequence ATGGCCGAAGCCGTCCGCCACGACAAGACCGCGCGTCAGCTGCGCCTGCTGTCCGATGCGCTCGACAGCGGCCGCCTCGGCCCGGTCCGGCGCCTGGTCAACACCCTCTCGCCGGCCGAGATCGGCAACCTGCTCGAGTCGCTGCCGCCCGGCAAGCGCGTGGTGGTGTGGGGACTGGTCGACCCCGAGGACGACGGCGAGGTGCTGGTCCACGTCGGCGACGAGGTGCGCGAAAGCCTGCTCGCGGACATGGACACCGACGAGATCGTCGCCGCGGTCGAAGACCTCGACATCGACGACCTCGCCGACCTGGTCGAGGATCTGCCCGACACGGTCATCGACGAAGTGCTCAAGTCGATGGACCGCGAGAACCGCGAGCGCCTGGAGCAGGTGCTGTCCTATCCCGAGGACACCGCCGGCCGCCTGATGAACCCCGACGTGGTGACGGTGCGCGCCGACACCACCATCGAAGTCGTGCTGCGCTACCTGCGCCTGCGCGGCGAGCTGCCCGAGCACACCGATCACCTGTACGTGGTCAGCCGCCGCCACCAGTACCTGGGCCGGATCGCCCTGGCCGCGCTGCTGACCCACGAGCCCGGCACCGCGATCAACAAGCTGGTCGACGACGAGCAGCCGGCGATCGACGTCGGCGAGACCGCCGGCGAGGTCGCGCGGCAGTTCTCCGACCACGACTGGATCAGCGCGCCGGTGGTCGACGACAACAACATCCTGCTCGGCCGCATCACCATCGACGACGTGGTCGACATCATCCGCGAAGAGGCCGAGCACCAGGCCCTGAGCGCGGCGGGCCTGGACGAGGACGAGGATCTGTTCAGCCCGGTGCGGCGCGCATTCCGGCGCCGCCTGATCTGGCTGTCGGTGAACCTGTGCACCGCCTTCCTCGCCGCCAGCGTGGTCGGCCAGTTCGAGGACTCCATCGCCAAGCTGGTCGCCCTGGCCGCACTGATGCCGATCGTCGCCGGCATGGGCGGCAACGCCGGCACCCAGGTGCTGGCGCTGATGATCCGCGGCCTGGCCCTGGGCCAGATCGGCGCGTCCAACGTCTGGACCCTGCTGCGCAAGGAACTGTCGGTCGCGCTGATCAACGGCCTCTGCCTCGGCGTCGGCCTGGGCCTGATCGTGCTGCTGTGGTTCCGCCAGCCCGGCCTGTCGCTGGTGATCGGCACCGCCCTGACCATCAACCTGCTGACCGCCGCCGCCGGCGGCGTGCTGGTGCCGCTGACCCTCAAGCGGCTGGGCTTCGACCCGGCCCTGGCCGGCGGCGTGATCCTGACCACCCTGACCGACGTCATGGGCTTCCTCAGCTTCCTCGGGCTGGCGACGCTGATTCTGTTGCGTTGA
- a CDS encoding alpha/beta hydrolase-fold protein produces MPDLREHGCFLERELLLADGALHRYQVFVPSRRAGGERPPLILFLHGSGERGDDNRRQLEVGLGPVIRARMDSFPALVVFPQMHADRDDPGHYAFTALAILDHAQAEFDPDPQRILLTGLSMGGFLSYELALMRPERFAAVAPICGGFDPPHGWNPRRIAALGGVTTLDEAARRLASTPLWIFHGARDDIVRPERSREMVEALHRAGSSARYTEFADADHNAWDPAYATPEFWDWLWLQRRD; encoded by the coding sequence ATGCCCGATCTTCGCGAACACGGCTGTTTCCTCGAACGCGAACTGCTGCTCGCCGACGGCGCGCTGCATCGGTATCAGGTGTTCGTCCCCTCGCGCCGCGCCGGCGGCGAGCGGCCGCCGCTGATCCTGTTCCTGCACGGCTCCGGCGAGCGCGGCGACGACAACCGGCGCCAGCTCGAGGTCGGCCTGGGTCCGGTGATCCGCGCGCGCATGGACAGTTTCCCGGCGCTCGTGGTGTTTCCGCAGATGCATGCCGACCGCGACGACCCCGGCCATTACGCGTTCACCGCGCTGGCGATCCTCGACCATGCCCAGGCCGAGTTCGATCCCGATCCGCAGCGCATCCTGCTGACCGGCCTGTCGATGGGCGGGTTCCTGAGCTACGAGCTGGCGCTGATGCGGCCCGAGCGGTTCGCGGCGGTCGCCCCGATCTGCGGCGGCTTCGACCCGCCGCACGGCTGGAATCCGCGCCGCATCGCCGCGCTCGGCGGGGTGACGACGCTGGACGAAGCGGCGCGGCGGCTGGCCTCGACGCCGCTGTGGATCTTCCACGGCGCCCGCGACGACATCGTGCGGCCGGAACGCTCGCGCGAGATGGTCGAAGCGCTGCATCGCGCAGGCTCCAGCGCCCGCTACACCGAATTCGCCGACGCCGACCACAACGCCTGGGACCCCGCCTACGCCACGCCCGAGTTCTGGGACTGGCTGTGGTTGCAGCGACGGGATTAG
- a CDS encoding aspartate carbamoyltransferase catalytic subunit has translation MNTTAHDSPGSRHLLSLADATRESLEALLIRAQAFAEGHYDSRALAGIAVCTLFFEPSTRTRLSFQLAAQQLGAHVLNFDASTSSTSKGETALDTLKNIEAMGVRGFVVRHREDGAVAALARQARAGSCLVNAGDGRSAHPTQGLLDMLTLRQAKGRDFSRLRVAMVGDVKHSRVARSDLQALRALGAGEIRVCGPASLLPDDGSLDGCIVTDDLDAALDGVDAAMMLRLQRERMEEGLVSSLEDYHRDYGLTAARLKRAAADAVVMHPGPMNRGVEITDEVADGPQSLILTQVANGVAVRMAVLEALLKG, from the coding sequence ATGAATACGACCGCTCACGATTCCCCCGGCTCGCGCCACCTGCTGAGCCTGGCCGACGCCACGCGCGAATCGCTGGAGGCGCTGCTGATCCGCGCCCAGGCCTTCGCCGAAGGCCACTACGACAGCCGCGCCCTGGCCGGCATCGCGGTCTGCACCCTGTTCTTCGAGCCCTCGACCAGGACCCGGCTGAGCTTCCAGTTGGCGGCCCAGCAGCTCGGCGCGCACGTGCTCAACTTCGACGCATCGACTTCGTCGACCAGCAAGGGCGAAACCGCGCTCGACACGCTCAAGAACATCGAGGCGATGGGCGTGCGCGGCTTCGTGGTCCGCCATCGCGAGGACGGCGCGGTCGCCGCGCTGGCGCGGCAGGCGCGCGCGGGCAGCTGCCTGGTCAACGCCGGCGACGGCCGCAGCGCGCACCCGACCCAGGGCCTGCTCGACATGCTGACCCTGCGCCAGGCCAAGGGCCGCGATTTCTCCCGCCTGCGCGTGGCGATGGTCGGCGACGTCAAGCATTCGCGCGTCGCCCGCTCCGACCTGCAGGCCTTGCGCGCGCTCGGCGCCGGCGAAATCCGGGTCTGCGGCCCGGCTTCGCTGCTGCCCGACGACGGCAGCCTGGACGGCTGCATCGTCACCGACGACCTCGACGCGGCGCTGGACGGCGTCGACGCGGCGATGATGCTGCGCCTGCAGCGCGAGCGGATGGAAGAAGGGCTGGTGTCCTCGCTCGAGGACTACCACCGCGACTACGGCCTGACCGCGGCCCGGCTCAAGCGCGCCGCCGCCGACGCGGTGGTCATGCATCCCGGCCCGATGAACCGCGGCGTGGAGATCACCGACGAGGTCGCCGACGGCCCGCAGTCGCTGATCCTGACCCAGGTCGCCAACGGCGTCGCCGTGCGCATGGCTGTGCTCGAAGCCCTGCTCAAGGGCTGA
- the ruvX gene encoding Holliday junction resolvase RuvX — protein MSSAAIRRDGTVLGFDVGARRIGVAVASAFGHGARALAVIDVHGVGPDWNAIDRLHKEWRPDGLIVGDPMTLEGGDQPARARAHAFARQLRARYRLPVVLVDERSSSIEAAHRFAADRAEGRKRRRDAEALDAVAAAVIVERWLAAPDDATDIEHVSNA, from the coding sequence ATGAGTTCGGCGGCGATTCGACGCGACGGCACCGTCCTGGGTTTCGATGTTGGCGCGCGACGCATCGGCGTCGCGGTGGCCAGTGCGTTCGGCCACGGCGCGCGCGCGCTGGCGGTGATCGACGTGCACGGCGTCGGTCCGGACTGGAACGCGATCGACCGCCTGCACAAGGAATGGCGCCCCGACGGCCTGATCGTCGGCGACCCGATGACCCTGGAGGGCGGCGACCAGCCGGCCCGCGCCCGCGCCCACGCCTTCGCCCGCCAGCTGCGCGCCCGCTACCGCCTGCCGGTGGTGCTGGTCGACGAACGCTCCAGCTCGATCGAAGCCGCGCACCGCTTCGCCGCCGACCGCGCCGAGGGCCGCAAGCGCCGCCGCGACGCCGAGGCGCTGGACGCGGTGGCCGCCGCGGTCATCGTCGAACGCTGGCTGGCCGCTCCCGACGACGCCACCGATATCGAACACGTTTCCAACGCATGA
- a CDS encoding YqgE/AlgH family protein produces MSAMPTPLANQVLIALPALADTNFSRSVALICQHDTDGAMGIVVNRPSEYTLGEVFGQMGVDGGDEKLRAQIVLAGGPVHPERGFVLHDGGTRWDSTLVIGSDLFLTTSRDILEAMAKGEGPSNAIVALGCAGWGSGQLEHEITENDWLTAPADAELLFRLPLDARWHAAAGRIGVDFAHLADYAGHA; encoded by the coding sequence ATGTCCGCCATGCCCACACCCCTCGCGAACCAGGTCCTGATCGCGCTGCCCGCGCTGGCCGACACCAATTTCTCGCGCAGCGTGGCCCTGATCTGCCAGCACGACACCGACGGCGCCATGGGCATCGTCGTCAACCGTCCGTCCGAGTACACCCTGGGCGAGGTGTTCGGCCAGATGGGCGTGGACGGCGGCGACGAGAAGCTGCGCGCGCAGATCGTCCTGGCCGGCGGCCCGGTGCATCCGGAGCGCGGCTTCGTCCTCCACGACGGCGGCACCCGCTGGGATTCGACCCTGGTGATCGGCAGCGACCTGTTCCTGACCACCTCGCGCGACATCCTCGAAGCGATGGCCAAGGGCGAGGGCCCGTCCAACGCGATCGTCGCCCTGGGCTGCGCCGGCTGGGGTTCGGGCCAGCTCGAACACGAAATCACCGAGAACGACTGGTTGACCGCGCCGGCCGACGCCGAACTGCTGTTCCGGCTGCCGCTGGACGCGCGCTGGCATGCCGCCGCCGGCCGCATCGGCGTCGATTTCGCCCACCTGGCCGACTACGCCGGGCACGCATGA
- a CDS encoding DNA-3-methyladenine glycosylase I yields the protein MSGYCDIAPGHPVHGHYHDHEYGFPQRDEAELFERLILEINQAGLSWETILRKREGFRRAYHGFDVDRVAGYGEADRLRLLDDPGIIRNRLKVDAAIHNAGVVQGLRASHGGFAQWLDAHQLLDGRPRDKAGWVKLFKRSFRFTGGEITGEFLMSLSYLPGAHRDSCPAYRRIEAIGPYWRRAERLAGGATVASAKTPRRTAAE from the coding sequence ATGTCGGGCTATTGCGACATCGCCCCGGGCCATCCGGTCCACGGCCACTACCACGATCACGAGTACGGCTTCCCGCAGCGCGACGAAGCCGAGCTGTTCGAACGCCTGATCCTGGAGATCAACCAGGCCGGGCTGAGCTGGGAAACCATCCTGCGCAAGCGCGAGGGCTTCCGCCGCGCCTACCACGGTTTCGACGTCGACCGCGTCGCCGGCTACGGCGAAGCCGACCGCCTGCGCCTGCTCGACGACCCCGGCATCATCCGCAACCGGCTCAAAGTCGACGCGGCGATCCACAACGCCGGGGTGGTGCAGGGCCTGCGCGCCAGCCACGGCGGCTTCGCCCAGTGGCTGGACGCGCACCAGTTGCTCGACGGCCGGCCGCGCGACAAGGCCGGCTGGGTCAAGCTGTTCAAGCGCAGCTTCCGCTTCACCGGCGGCGAGATCACCGGCGAATTCCTGATGAGCCTGAGCTATCTGCCCGGCGCGCACCGCGACAGCTGCCCCGCTTATCGCCGCATCGAAGCCATCGGCCCGTATTGGCGCCGCGCCGAGCGCCTGGCCGGCGGCGCCACCGTCGCCTCGGCCAAGACCCCGCGCCGGACCGCAGCCGAATGA
- a CDS encoding DUF4153 domain-containing protein: MHPSPAALPRSTRWFIVAVAVLQGLALYLTGRYAAALGGSGLPIALYALLLAVPAAMLLSVQGLRDARFWQQTVGLGLLVGALGAWAAWSATGAPQIETESVLAPFAVSLAIAWFIALPYLQCRIEHQRWCAPYQALFEHGWQNALTLALTGVFVAICWGVLGLCAVLFKLIGIGVFAELFVQPGFAWPVSGLMAGLGLLVGRTQQKPVQIARQVLFAIFKGLLPLLALVAVLFVLSLPFTGLEALWRTRAATLILMCVIALLVLFVNAVFQDGSGEPPYPRALRRVVDAALLSLPVYAGLGLYALGLRIVQYGWTGDRFWALLASVLLAAYACGYAWAVLRPRRGWLHGIARVNVIVSLIALALAVAANSLLLDPHRLSVGDQLARLRDGRATVADFDLKHLRFHSGRRGYQALLALRREPKFATPAARDALAEAIATDSPWYSPADRREQAPRTAANALQRIARAPGLDPVEPVWLQAVLERELSAPDCLREDARCVLMAPDLDRDGMREYLLCEIEEYGSTCTLYALDGGRWGVAARSFIGTRERGTEALEAAMRAGKVEAVPPRWPELRFGDGKPFSLNEDTSPQRSEPVDPAALQRLRDAPRR; encoded by the coding sequence ATGCATCCGTCTCCCGCAGCACTGCCCCGCTCCACCCGCTGGTTCATCGTCGCCGTCGCCGTGCTGCAAGGCCTGGCCTTGTACCTCACCGGCCGCTACGCCGCCGCGCTCGGCGGCAGCGGCCTGCCGATCGCCCTGTACGCATTGCTGCTGGCGGTGCCCGCGGCGATGCTGCTGAGCGTGCAAGGCCTGCGCGATGCGCGCTTCTGGCAGCAGACCGTCGGCCTGGGCCTGCTGGTCGGCGCGCTGGGGGCCTGGGCCGCCTGGAGCGCCACCGGCGCGCCGCAAATCGAGACCGAATCGGTGCTGGCGCCGTTCGCGGTCAGCCTGGCCATCGCCTGGTTCATCGCCCTGCCTTATCTGCAATGCCGGATCGAACACCAGCGCTGGTGCGCGCCGTACCAGGCGCTGTTCGAGCACGGCTGGCAGAACGCGCTGACCCTGGCCCTGACCGGGGTCTTCGTCGCCATCTGCTGGGGCGTGCTCGGCCTGTGCGCGGTGTTGTTCAAGCTGATCGGCATCGGCGTGTTCGCCGAGCTGTTCGTGCAACCGGGCTTCGCCTGGCCGGTCAGCGGCTTGATGGCCGGCCTCGGCCTGCTGGTCGGCCGCACCCAGCAAAAGCCGGTGCAGATCGCGCGCCAGGTGCTGTTCGCGATCTTCAAGGGCCTGCTGCCGCTGCTGGCCCTGGTCGCGGTGCTGTTCGTGCTGAGCCTGCCGTTCACCGGCCTGGAGGCGCTGTGGCGCACGCGCGCGGCGACGCTGATCCTGATGTGCGTGATCGCCCTGCTGGTGCTGTTCGTCAACGCCGTGTTCCAGGACGGCAGCGGCGAGCCGCCCTATCCGCGCGCGCTGCGCCGGGTGGTCGACGCCGCGTTGCTGAGCCTGCCGGTCTACGCCGGACTGGGCCTGTATGCGCTCGGCCTGCGCATCGTCCAGTACGGCTGGACCGGCGACCGCTTCTGGGCCCTGCTGGCCTCGGTGCTGCTGGCCGCCTACGCCTGCGGCTACGCCTGGGCCGTGCTGCGCCCGCGACGCGGCTGGCTGCACGGCATCGCCCGGGTCAACGTGATCGTTTCGCTGATCGCGCTGGCGCTGGCGGTCGCGGCCAATTCGTTGCTGCTGGACCCGCACCGGCTCAGCGTCGGCGACCAGCTCGCGCGCCTGCGCGACGGCCGCGCCACGGTCGCCGATTTCGACCTCAAGCATCTGCGCTTCCACAGCGGCCGCCGCGGCTACCAGGCCTTGCTCGCGCTGCGTCGCGAGCCGAAGTTCGCGACCCCGGCCGCGCGCGATGCGCTCGCCGAGGCGATCGCGACGGACAGCCCCTGGTACAGCCCCGCGGACCGGCGCGAACAGGCGCCGCGCACCGCCGCCAACGCCTTGCAGCGGATCGCGCGCGCGCCCGGCCTCGACCCGGTCGAACCGGTCTGGCTGCAAGCGGTGCTGGAGCGCGAGCTGTCCGCGCCCGATTGCCTGCGCGAGGACGCGCGCTGCGTGCTGATGGCGCCGGACCTGGACCGCGACGGCATGCGCGAATACCTGCTGTGCGAAATCGAGGAATACGGCTCGACCTGCACCCTCTACGCCCTCGACGGCGGGCGCTGGGGCGTGGCCGCGCGCAGCTTCATCGGCACCCGCGAGCGCGGGACCGAGGCGCTGGAGGCGGCGATGCGGGCCGGCAAGGTCGAGGCGGTGCCGCCGCGCTGGCCGGAACTGCGCTTCGGCGACGGCAAGCCTTTCTCGCTGAACGAAGACACCTCGCCCCAGCGCAGCGAACCGGTCGATCCGGCCGCGCTGCAGCGTTTGCGGGACGCTCCGCGCCGCTGA